CTCATGGTTCTGGGGGCCGTGGCATCAGTAACCACAGGCTCAAGGCTGTGGAACACAGAGCAGGACTTTGTGCTTTGTCATGTGGCTGCAGTGGTACTGAGGTTTGGGGCACTCTCAGCAACACTGGTGGAGTTATCTACCAGTAGGTCTGAAGGGACAAGCAAATTGTGATCAGGAATTTGGGCACCAGAAGTTGTGATCTAGAGTCCTAAGGTGTGAAGACCTTTCCTGAATTACCTAGGCCATAGGAAGACAATGTTCAGGCTTGTGGCATGGTTATCCACACTCCAGAAAGGTAGGAAAAAAAACGCAGTAGTGCAGAGACCTGGGCTATTCTGCCATCCTGGAACTGTAGGGTATGGATATGAATGTCTGTGGAAGATGGGCAGTGgtattgcacacctttaatcccagaactcaggaggcagaggcaggcagatctctgtgagttcaaggccagcttggtctacagagcaagttccagtacagccaggactacacagagaaaccctatttcaaaaaaacaaaaacaaaaaagaaagaaaggtaaggaATGTCTGTGGATTACCTAGGGAGCCTGTGGTAACCCATGGAGAGCTGTGGTAAGGACAGGGCTTGTGGCACTGTTAGCTACAGGACATGGATGAGTCTGTCCTCGGGCCTTGGGGCAATTTGAATGATGCCAAGGATTTTTGTAGCAGAGGCCACATTCCCAAGGCCAATTAAGACTGGATGAATCTGAGATCAGGGATGCTGGGAGTCACAGGCATGCAACTGTAGGAGGAAACAGCTGGACACATGAGAATACAGTCAGCACTTTGCACCAGCTGCCACACCCCAGATGTTGTGGGATGGAGGGGAGGCCTTTCCTGGCCCGGGAAGAGCAAGTAGGATGGGATGTGAGTTTGTTCCCATGGCAGCAACTGGTCCTGTGGGATGCTGAAGGGGCTACTAACAGGTGAGGTGCATACCAACACAAGGCTTCTGCTGGCCAGAGTAGCAGGGAGCTGGCTGTCAGCCTCTGCAAGACATCTTCTATCAGTGACTGGGCACCAGCATGGGTTCTTGGTATGATATGAACCAAAGCAAATCCCTTCTCTAGAGCTGAACAGTCACTATTAGGCCACCAAGCTTCCCAGACTGTCATGTGTGAAAGGGCTGTCACTCTCCTGCTGTGAAGGCCCTGGTCTGTGTTTATGACAAGGTGTGGTGGTCCTTTCCTGCTTACTTTTCTCGTACAGTGGGCTTTCCCCAGCTGTGGTCTGAAGGTGCAGTGTTCCCCACAGCAcctgtgtttgaacactcagTCTCCTGCAGTATTGTTGTTTttgaaggttgtggaacctttaggaggtggagcattgctggaggaagtaagtcCTGGGGAGTGGATCTTGCAGCTTTATAGCTGGACCACTCCTgatatctctctgcttcctgacggcgggagtccagctttgacctgttgaagggttcttggaaggaggagagagaaatgaggaagtaTGAGACACAAATATAGATGTAGATagcaagaaagacagagacccaggatagctttgggagggctctgggtcaatacctaGCTGCCccaactttattcataatgggCCCTTTATATACTACCAAGGGGAGACGCAAAAGACCTTTgatttcaagatcaaagcacaatatacaaccaagtgtagagccttcaaaacacctggtaaccacacccctgGCCAAActatcctattatgcagccctgctgggtaaagcaagctcagattctctgaccttgagtaaggtcttatTAGGGAATCTCTGTGGGCTCCTACACTTGACTGCACAGGCATTGTGACAAGCTGTCTGGtgttcctgcctcctgctcctcctcctgctcctccctcctcctgctcctccctcctcctgctcctccctcctcctgctcctccctcctcctgctcctccctcctcctgctcctccctcctgctcctcctcctgctcctccctcctcctcctgctcctccttcctactcctccttctgctcctccctcctgctcctcctcctgctcctccttctgctcctccctcctgctcctccttctgctcctccctcctgctcctcctcctgctcctccctcctgcccctccctcctcctcctcctgctcctccctcctactcctccctcctgctcctcctcctgctcctccctcctgctcctccctcctgctcctcctgctcctccctcctactcctccctcctgctcctcctcctgctcctcctcctgctcctgtctCATGCTCCCATCTTGTACTCCTATCTCATGCTCCTGTCTGGTGCTCCCATCTTGTGCTCCCACCTctgtgccttccccaccatgacagactgtatCTTTTATCCTTTCAAGTCAtaagtcaaaacaaaataaaaattaagaataaactAAGGACTCTATTGTTTCTAACTAGTTATTTGGTTACAGCAGTGAGAAGCAGCTAACACCCACCTCCAAACAAGGAACTGAGATTGgcctttgttctttttctctagtAAGATTGAACTCATGGCCTTGGGGTGCTTGGTAAGTTCTCTGCCACTGGGCTACATCATccctatattttcattttttaaaaaatgttttgaaacaaATTATTGCAAAGTTATTATGGTTGGCACCAAACTCATCACATAGACCAGGTAGACCTTGaattgccatcctcctgcctcagcctcccaagcagctaAAACTAAAGCAACACCACCATGCTGGTTGTGATTcactttgttattttgtttttttttttctcctgagttaCCATGGCAACTCGCTGTTTGGCTTGGAGTACCCGTCACTGATTGGCTGATGTTCAGAGTTCTCCCTCAACTGCTTCCCCTTTgtcttcccagttcctctctgAGCTAGACTCAAGCCCCGTGTACCGCCTCTTGGCTGGTATCTCCCCAGGAAGTTTTACCTGAGGTGTGTGGGGTTGTAATACACCATGACATCCCTGCCTAACTCTTCCTCACACTGCCATGGCGTTTGACTCCACTGTGCATTTGTTAAGAAtgacagcggggggggggggggggcgtggttGGGCAACAACAGGAACTCTGCCCGCCCGTCAACTGCGCTCACCTCTGTGCCAGCCGGCACCATCCCGCCACTGGCCCCACAGTTCTTCCTCCACAACAGCAGACCCACCGAGACCTCCTCCTACAGTTTCCTTTTGCTCAGGATGTCACGTCTTCGAAGCGATTGAGATCCCATGACCCCTGCAGCCTGATCGCTGAGCGCCTCTGACCCTCGCGTTCTCAGCCCCATGTCCTCAGTTTCCTTGAAATTCATCAAGTCTTTCCGACTTTTCACAAGGGCGTTTGTCGCCACACCTGCTTCCTTCCCCTTATCCACCCTCATTCTTCTAGCTGACATCAACTTACCCTTCTGAGAAGCCACTCCTTAGCGTCCTGTGCCGCGTGCGTCTCTAGCGTCTGCCCGGTTGCTCTCTGTTAACAGACATGCCTCTGTTGGGATTTTCTCATCCTTGGATAGTTTCATCCCTTACTTGCACAATTTCAAGCTCCAAGAGTAGAAAGGAGAGACTGAATTTCCCCTCTTAGGGTTCCCAGGGGCAGGAAGCCTGACACAGGATCAGTACACGGGGGTGTTTTATAGACTGACTGTTCTAGATCAGTGCTATTTAAGGTGAGGGTGAAGACCTGTGGTCATGAGAAGGGGCAGCAGGTAGTGGATGGAGCAGGATCAGAAGGATTTCCCTGTCCTGCATTGTTTTTGTGCTGCTTAGTTTTAactctcaacttgacacaacttgAATTTAATCACCTGGGTAGAGAGTCCTCGTGAGGAATTATCTATATCAggatggcctgtgggcatgtctgtaggggactgtcttgattgttagTTGATGTAGGtaggctcagcccactgtgggtggctccattccctaggcagggtcCCTGAAGAGCATAAGAGAGGAGGAAGCTAGATGAGAAACATGAGGATCCAcgtgtttattctctctctgctcctgactgtggacacgATTCTGTAAGTTCTTGTGTTGACTTGCTGGCAGTCATAGACTGTACTCTGAAATTATCATCCAAATAAgcccctgctcccctaagttgtctttgtcaggatattttatcacagtaacaaaactCAACAGTTTCCCTCTGCCTCAGGTGATCAAGATGGACTTGTGGTGTGGGTAGTCGGGGATTAGAGGGCGCAGGAGGTGAGTTCCTTGCAGGTGTCATAGTTCCCTTTGCTGACCCCCAGCCTGGGGCATTGCCTGAGTCTCCTCCCAGACAGCTGTAATGGAGTGTGTTCCTGTTCCCACAGCACGTTTTCTGCTGCAGTTGAAGGCTGAGTGCCGTTACCTCAATGGGACAGAGCGTGTGAGGAGTGTGACCAGATTCATCTATAACCAAGAAGAGTTTGCCCACTTTGACAGTGACGTTGGGAAGTTTCTGGCAGTGACTGAGCTGGGGCGGCCCATAGCTGAGGACTTGAATAGCCAGAAGGACGTCCTGGACAACTATCGGGCCTCAGTGGACAGGTGCAGAAATAACTATGCGCTTGTTGAGTGGTTCCTGTTGAAGTTGAAAGGTAAACATTGGGCTGGAGGTGCACAGGtgaaagagagtgtgtgtgtgtgtgtgtgtgtgtgtgtgtgtgtgtgtgtgtgtgtgaaactgagGCACTTGTGATCTTCTTGAGGCTTCTTGTTGGTCAAAAGGTCCTCCaggggaagcagagagctcagtgTTTCAGAGCAAGTACTGTTCTGAGTTCCCACGTTTGCAGCTCACAGaagcctgtaactctagccccaggggatctgagtCCCTCTACCAGCCCCATGAGTgttgcgcgcgcgcacacacacacacacacacacacacacacacacacacactcacacacggaaacatatatacatgcactcattatgcacataattaaaaataaaaacaaaatcttttttaaaattcctctttttgtttgttttctttcttagcgTATGTATTTAAATCATTGAAATGGTTAGACAGTctaagaagatggctcagtggttaagaatgcttgctgctcttccagaggagccaagttCAGGTTCCAGCACACACAGTAGGTAGCTtgctcacaaatgtctgtgactccagctccagggcttacagcctcttctggcctccacaggcactgacacacatgtcacacacacacaacacaacacacacataaacaaatgaaaataaatagtttttaaatgattGGGAAGCTGACTTTTAAGGCATAAGTTTGTTCTTAATGTACTGTGTTGCTGTTTTATATAGTACTGCTAATAATACAGTGGTGGCAGATTCCTTCTCAGCTGAGGTGGCTTAGCACACACTCTCTGTTAGACTGTTGTTTTCTGTGCTGCCAAATAgttcagaacaaaacaaatagacaCAAGTGTGCAAGAAAGAGAGACTCATGGCGGGGAGCAGTGATGGGAAATAGTGGGATGGGGATGAACAGAATGTATTATGTACCTGTGTGAAATTGTGTAAGAACAAGTTTAACTTATTATGTAAAACACGTAACTACACTTATACAAAAGCATGCCTCTCTTTCATTTATAATGCCCTTTTctttcagttctgtgtttctgtcactTGGTTCACATTGGAGGGGGGcaatctgtagcaggaatcttaaaagttcttattaataaaatcaaacctaaggccagtttggggtgaatgctggaaggtcagagaagcagaacaagccacagtttcctcaccttgccagttcctcagctggtcttgtttcctcagactggaagcttctgagtcctcatccagaatggttctcagctgaactgtgctgctccaaagcctaaaagcttaaccagccaaatgctgctagtttctggtcttcacgccttatatatctttctctttctgccatcactccctgggattaaaggcgtgtctctccatgctggctgtatccttgaactcacagagatccacctagctctgtctcccaagtgctgggattaaaggcgtacaccaccaccgcccagcttctgctatagcttgctctgacccattttctagccaccatttttggctctgtatctagtggttgtctgttctctgaccccagataaatttattagggtgcacaatatttgggggaacacaataccaccacaggagtcCATTCCTGTTCtaagtgtgatggtttgaaagaaaatggcccgcaaagggagtggcactattaggaggcatggccttgttggaggaagtgtgtcactgtgggggcaggctttgaggtctcctgtgctcaagcttCCCTTAGTGCCAcaacacttcctgttgcctgcaagatgtagactctcagctacttctccagcaccatgtctgcctgcaggccactatgtcccaccatgatgataatggactgaacctctgaactataagtgagacaccccaattaaatgttttactttgtaagagttgccatggccactgtgtctcttcacggcaatagagaccctaactaaaaCATTAAGCTTCACCCATTGTCCGCTACCCTGAATTCCAGTGTTTTCCAGAATCTCCCACCCACACTTTAACCAGGCCTGATGCTGCTTAGCTTCTtgaaaatatcttattttatttttaattacacgtAAATGTGTATGcgtgcatgtgaatgcagtgctcacagaggccagaagagtgtagctggagagcttctctccaggtgccaccaagcccccaaggTCCCaaaacccacgtataaaataatcactcaaacgTTCATATTATTTAtcaactgtgtggccgtggcaggcttcttgttatctatttcttatatcttaaattaacccatttctattcatctataacttgccatgtggcttgtggcttacctcgaccttacatctcgcttgtcatggcggctggcagctctctcccctccgccttccacttcctagaattctcttctctgcttgtcccacctatacttcctgcctggctactggccaatcagtgttttattttaaccaatcagagcaacacatttgacatacttgaacatcccacagcagaagagggtgctggatcccctagagctggagttataagtggttgtgaaccCCCAGAaaggaactcgggtcctctgcaagagcagcaagtgcttttaactgctgagccacctccccagcccccttgCTTAGCTTCTGAGGTGAGATGGGACCTATTCAGGGCTGTGTAGCCATGGACTGTATATGAAATTTCTCTGCTGACACTTCACTGACATTTGCTTTGGTAATTTCCCCAGTTTagggtttatatttttatttttcattgctttctttgaagacatttttattcACAAGCATTTCTGAAAAAATATTAGTGTGTGCCAATCAGTCCTAGAAGTGTCACTTCTCGGGATTGAGAGGAAACATTTCCCCAGGTTCCTCCTTTAAAATAAATGCCCCATAGAGGCTGGTGTATGAAGGACTGTCCCAAGACCAAGCCCTGGTGACAGTGAGCCCCAGACCCTAGCTGGGCCTGAAGTGTCAGCTCAGAAAGAGACACAGTTGTACAATGACGACAATTCTGATTTCAGATACATTTGTTTTGCAAAGGAGAGTGTCAcatagtgtgtctgtgtgtgtgtgagaaagagagagagacagacagaggaaagAATGCCGTgtcatgtgtgtggagatcacaagacagcttgcaggactgagtctctccttccaccacatgggtcctgggagttgaactcaggtcatccatcTTGGCAGCAATCTCTTTTACCTgatgagctatcttgctggccctaaaTGTAatgaatttttagatttttgtttcctCACAAACTGGAGAATCACCTCTCTCTGCACCTGTTTCCCGGGGTAGAACCATTCCTGAGCTCTTTGGGGGTGTACGTGCATTGAGGTGCTGTGCCCACAATCCAGCCACACCGCTTTCAGttgaaaaactgaaaagattTCAGTtcaataatgaatttttttttcaagctataaaataaaaccttagaGTTCCTCAGATCCAACAGGTCACAGGaagccttgggaggcagacagacagacaacctgGGAGGACACTCCGCCCCCATGACTTATTCttacctccctttctcctctagtTGAGCCCCAGGTGACTGTGCACCCCACAAAGACGCGGCCCCTGGACCACCACAACCTCCTGGTCTGCTCTGTGAGCGGGTTCTACCCCGGACACATTGAAGTGAGATGGTTCCGGAATGGCCAGGAGGAGAAGACTGGGGTTGTGTCCACGGGCCTGATCCCCAATGGAGACTGGACCTTCCAGACCCTGGTGATGCTGGAGATGGTTCCTCAGAGTGGGGATGTTTACACCTGCCAGGTGGAGCATCCCAGCCTGACCAGCCCTGCCACAGTGGAGTGGAGTGAGTGGGAAGCTCCTGACCCTGAGAATCCCTGCCAATGGGGGAGGGGGCGTGGTTTACCCCAGCCTATCAGCCCTCTGACCCTGAGAATCCCTGCCCACCAGGTAGAGGGCATGGCTTATTCCACAGGGAATGATGCATAGACTTTCCAAGTTATTGGCTTTTATTCCTTACCTAGTTCAATGTCTACACCCACTATACTGGCTGATTAAGAAGGGAGCCATGTGGAAATGTTCCCAAACAGAAagtcattgaaaaataaaataatcaaaagattGGGTGAAAGTTGCGAGCACCTTCTGCCAAATGTGTCAATGTCATCGGTACAGCACACCGCAGGAGCGAGGTTCTCTGGCAAGAAAGTGTACCTCTAAGGTTTAGGCCATGACCCCAGAAAGGAACTAAAATTAGATGCACCTCCTCAGGACCGCGGCTATCAAGAGTAAAGTGGAACTCCTGGCCCAGGCTTTACCCGCCAtcctaatctcagcactcgggaggcagaggcaggcagatctctgagttcaaggccagccttgaactgagttcaagttcagggctacagagcaaattgcAGGaaggccaggactacacagagaaaccctgtctgaaaacaacaacaacaaaatcagtgGATGATGAATTTCACCAGCTTCAGTTCTCTCCGGTGCAGAGGACTCTTAAGTGAGATGTATGTCCTCCACAACAGGCTATTTTCTCCAGAGCTGTTACAGGTGATACTGGACCAAGTCACTCATGAACCCCAGGCGGCCGCCCCAGTTCATGTCATCTCACAAGTGCAGGAGAAGGTGGGCTCCACGCCTGAAGATGTTTGATACGCAGATGAGTCCAGCAGGGGACCCAAGAGTCCTGCAGCTGCTGTGCAGGGTGAAGTATAGATGAGTCAGTAGCAGGATAAAGACAAAGGCCGCTCTGGGTTTGGGTCACGATGTTCTTGGTTCTTCTTGGTCTTGTCCCATTCTGACCCTGTGTCTGTGGCTGGTGCCCTCAGAAAATGCCTGCGGCACCACAGTTGGCGTCTCGGTCTGATGTGCTCCTTCTGTTGGTCTGTTGGTTGTAGAGACCACTTGTGGGTACCATATTGTTGGCCAGCATGTGTAATATGCAGCACTACCCAGCCACCGGCTGCTGCCACTGTGCGAACAGAAATGATGTCACAAGTTCCATTATGAGATTGGAGTAGATGATAAAGCAACAGCAGATATCTGCATTCCTATCCATGGCTGCAGCTGCAGTCTTCCACTTAGGCGGCTTTGTGTGACTCTGGAATATCTTTCCAGGAGTGGCCAGTTCTGGCTCCCCTAGTGCTCTGACTATCAGCACCCCAATGAGGGGTgttgaatttgaaataaaatccACGCCTGGCTTCCCTCCTTAGGGGCTCAGTCCACGTCTGCACAGAGCAAGACACTGAGTGGAGTTGTGGTTGGCATGCTGGGTCTGCTGTCCCTTGCAGGGGGGCTGTTCATCTACTTCAGGAACTGACAGGTAAGGAGCTTGGTGGTGGTCGATAGTCTCCATAGCATTTCAGGGGAGAGTCGTGGCTTTGCTGAGGGTAGTTATGGGGCAGTCAATAGAACTTCTGTGAAGATGGCCATCCCCTAGGTGACCTCAAACTTTAAGCAACTTCTGAACTCAACAGTCTATGGCTGCTAGAGTGCAACCTGAGGGACAGTGATTTGCAGGTGAGAGAACGATTAACCAGCCTGGAAGAACAGGTTGAGAATCACAGAGAAGAAAGAGCTTCTGGGCACTGCCAGGGTCTGGCCAGGCGGTTTGCACTGAGCCTTGTTCCTGCACTCACTGAAGGCCTGTGCTCTGAAGCAGCGCTGACTTGGGGCTTGAGAAGTTCCCTCTGCTCAGGTCATGCTGTCAGGAGAGGCCTGGGGTGGTGAGAGAAGCCTCTGCAGGGTTAGGTCTGGAAAGGCCACTGTCCCTGTGCTCTGCAGGACTCCTGAGCTGAGGAGAGGTGACAAGGCTGAAGGAAGGAGCTCCCCTGTCTCCATGGCTCCAGTTCCTCCTTTGACAGTGCTTCCCCAGGACCCGGCTCCCCCTGGTTCTGGACCCTGCAGACCTGTGCTCCCTGATGGCTGCTCAGCCCCTGCCTGGGCCTGCAGCTCCAGGACAGAagtcctctcctcttccctgtcctgtcccccatggattcccctgccctTTATCTGGTGCATCTGAGCCCATCCTGTGACACTACCCCTTATCGTGTATTTCCTCAAATAAGCATGCAGCTTTAAGGACAAgatgtagaaaacagaaaggaaagattaCATCACCACAACATAACTTTCATTTAGTTACAAGTATGTGAGGTAATGCATATGCTGAATTCTGAATTCAGACACcccgtgagtgtgtgtgtgtgtgtgtgtgtgtgtgtgtgtgtgtgtaaatcaacATGATGTTCTACATTGTAATTACATAtatatccctgactggcctgtaaactaggttggcctcaaactcacagagagccacctgcctctgtctcttgatgGCTGGAATTAAACAAGTGtgccactgctgtgggatgttctg
The sequence above is drawn from the Onychomys torridus chromosome 18, mOncTor1.1, whole genome shotgun sequence genome and encodes:
- the LOC118570068 gene encoding H-2 class II histocompatibility antigen, E-D beta chain-like, whose protein sequence is MALWLPRGPCVAAVVLMLMVLSPPVALVRDPRPRFLLQLKAECRYLNGTERVRSVTRFIYNQEEFAHFDSDVGKFLAVTELGRPIAEDLNSQKDVLDNYRASVDRCRNNYALVEWFLLKLKVEPQVTVHPTKTRPLDHHNLLVCSVSGFYPGHIEVRWFRNGQEEKTGVVSTGLIPNGDWTFQTLVMLEMVPQSGDVYTCQVEHPSLTSPATVEWRAQSTSAQSKTLSGVVVGMLGLLSLAGGLFIYFRN